One Carassius gibelio isolate Cgi1373 ecotype wild population from Czech Republic chromosome A7, carGib1.2-hapl.c, whole genome shotgun sequence DNA window includes the following coding sequences:
- the LOC128016992 gene encoding nuclear receptor ROR-alpha B isoform X1, which yields MNMESPPESVASPRKSASEADASVEDSPVKLDSKAETDKPAPVRRQSCSSTNKDVSSAKKTHTSQIESIPCKICGDKSSGIHYGVITCEGCKGFFRRSQQGTVSYSCPRQKSCLIDRTSRNRCQHCRLQKCLAVGMSRDAVKFGRMSKKQRDSLFAEVQKHRQQQQEEKAGDETEKGREPQPPGEAEPLTPSYALSTNGVTELPNDLSGYMNGQTPEERKADSAIGGFYLDIQPSPDQSGLDMDGIKLEPVCDLSPDSGLDQYCCYSSRESSPPDNDLEHLSENICKSHMETCQYLREELQPSNWQTVLQTDLDAYQKKSQEDMWQLCAVKVTEAVQYVVEFAKRIDGFMELCQNDQIVLLKAGSLEVVFVRMCRAYNSQNNTVFFDSRYAGPEVFKALGCDELISSVFEFAKSLTSLQLSEDEIGLFSAYVLMSADRSWLQEKTRVEKLQQKIKTALQNLFQNNQRDEGILAKLICTVSTVRMLCRHHMEKLNTFRALYPETVRTRFPPLYKELFGSEFEQVLPQEA from the exons atGTGTCCTCAgccaagaaaacacacacat CTCAGATTGAGAGTATTCCCTGTAAAATCTGCGGAGATAAATCATCAGGGATTCACTATGGTGTTATCACCTGTGAGGGATGCAAG GGTTTCTTCAGGAGGAGTCAGCAGGGCACTGTGTCATATTCATGTCCTCGGCAGAAGAGCTGTCTGATCGACCGTACCAGCAGAAACCGCTGCCAGCACTGTCGCCTGCAGAAATGCTTGGCAGTGGGCATGTCAAGAGATG CTGTGAAGTTCGGCCGGATGTCTAAGAAGCAGAGGGACAGTCTGTTCGCAGAGGTTCAGAAACACCGTCAACAGCAGCAGGAGGAGAAGGCGGGTGATGAGACGGAGAAGGGGCGGGAACCTCAACCTCCTGGAGAGGCGGAGCCACTCACGCCCTCTTACGCCCTGTCCACCAATGGCGTCACAGAACTCCCCAATGACCTCAGTGGATACATGAACGGTCAAACCCCAGAGGAGAGAAAGGCGGATTCAGCGATTGGTGGATTTTACCTGGACATTCAGCCCTCTCCAGACCAGTCAGGTCTAGACATGGACGGCATCAAACTAGAACCAGTGTGCGACCTCAGCCCAGACTCGGGCTTAGATCAGTATTGTTGCTATAGCAGCAGAGAATCTTCTCCTCCTGACAATGACCTAG AACATCTGTCAGAGAACATCTGCAAGTCTCACATGGAGACGTGCCAGTATCTTCGGGAAGAGCTACAGCCCAGCAACTGGCAGACAGTTTTACAGACCGACCTGGACGCGTACCAAAAGAAG TCTCAGGAGGACATGTGGCAGCTGTGTGCGGTTAAAGTCACTGAAGCTGTGCAGTATGTGGTTGAGTTTGCCAAGCGCATTGATGGATTCATGGAGCTGTGTCAGAACGATCAGATCGTGCTGCTCAAAGCAG GTTCTTTAGAAGTTGTGTTCGTGAGGATGTGTCGGGCGTATAACTCCCAGAACAACACTGTCTTTTTTGACAGCAGATATGCCGGGCCTGAAGTCTTCAAAGCATTGG GCTGTGATGAACTTATCAGCTCAGTGTTTGAGTTTGCGAAGAGCCTGACCTCTCTACAGCTCAGTGAAGATGAGATTGGCCTGTTTTCAGCATACGTGCTGATGTCTGCAG ATCGTTCCTGGCTGCAGGAGAAGACCAGAGTGGAGAAACTCCAGCAGAAGATCAAGACTGCCCTCCAGAACCTCTTTCAGAACAACCAGAGAGATGAGGGAATTCTCGCAAAG CTTATCTGTACAGTGTCCACCGTTCGGATGTTATGCCGTCACCATATGGAGAAACTGAACACATTCAGAGCTCTTTACCCAGAGACGGTCCGCACACGCTTCCCTCCGCTCTATAAGGAGCTGTTTGGCTCCGAATTTGAGCAGGTTCTGCCTCAGGAGGCCTGA
- the LOC128016992 gene encoding nuclear receptor ROR-alpha B isoform X2, translating into MYLMITAMKAQIESIPCKICGDKSSGIHYGVITCEGCKGFFRRSQQGTVSYSCPRQKSCLIDRTSRNRCQHCRLQKCLAVGMSRDAVKFGRMSKKQRDSLFAEVQKHRQQQQEEKAGDETEKGREPQPPGEAEPLTPSYALSTNGVTELPNDLSGYMNGQTPEERKADSAIGGFYLDIQPSPDQSGLDMDGIKLEPVCDLSPDSGLDQYCCYSSRESSPPDNDLEHLSENICKSHMETCQYLREELQPSNWQTVLQTDLDAYQKKSQEDMWQLCAVKVTEAVQYVVEFAKRIDGFMELCQNDQIVLLKAGSLEVVFVRMCRAYNSQNNTVFFDSRYAGPEVFKALGCDELISSVFEFAKSLTSLQLSEDEIGLFSAYVLMSADRSWLQEKTRVEKLQQKIKTALQNLFQNNQRDEGILAKLICTVSTVRMLCRHHMEKLNTFRALYPETVRTRFPPLYKELFGSEFEQVLPQEA; encoded by the exons ATGTATTTAATGATCACAGCCATGAAAG CTCAGATTGAGAGTATTCCCTGTAAAATCTGCGGAGATAAATCATCAGGGATTCACTATGGTGTTATCACCTGTGAGGGATGCAAG GGTTTCTTCAGGAGGAGTCAGCAGGGCACTGTGTCATATTCATGTCCTCGGCAGAAGAGCTGTCTGATCGACCGTACCAGCAGAAACCGCTGCCAGCACTGTCGCCTGCAGAAATGCTTGGCAGTGGGCATGTCAAGAGATG CTGTGAAGTTCGGCCGGATGTCTAAGAAGCAGAGGGACAGTCTGTTCGCAGAGGTTCAGAAACACCGTCAACAGCAGCAGGAGGAGAAGGCGGGTGATGAGACGGAGAAGGGGCGGGAACCTCAACCTCCTGGAGAGGCGGAGCCACTCACGCCCTCTTACGCCCTGTCCACCAATGGCGTCACAGAACTCCCCAATGACCTCAGTGGATACATGAACGGTCAAACCCCAGAGGAGAGAAAGGCGGATTCAGCGATTGGTGGATTTTACCTGGACATTCAGCCCTCTCCAGACCAGTCAGGTCTAGACATGGACGGCATCAAACTAGAACCAGTGTGCGACCTCAGCCCAGACTCGGGCTTAGATCAGTATTGTTGCTATAGCAGCAGAGAATCTTCTCCTCCTGACAATGACCTAG AACATCTGTCAGAGAACATCTGCAAGTCTCACATGGAGACGTGCCAGTATCTTCGGGAAGAGCTACAGCCCAGCAACTGGCAGACAGTTTTACAGACCGACCTGGACGCGTACCAAAAGAAG TCTCAGGAGGACATGTGGCAGCTGTGTGCGGTTAAAGTCACTGAAGCTGTGCAGTATGTGGTTGAGTTTGCCAAGCGCATTGATGGATTCATGGAGCTGTGTCAGAACGATCAGATCGTGCTGCTCAAAGCAG GTTCTTTAGAAGTTGTGTTCGTGAGGATGTGTCGGGCGTATAACTCCCAGAACAACACTGTCTTTTTTGACAGCAGATATGCCGGGCCTGAAGTCTTCAAAGCATTGG GCTGTGATGAACTTATCAGCTCAGTGTTTGAGTTTGCGAAGAGCCTGACCTCTCTACAGCTCAGTGAAGATGAGATTGGCCTGTTTTCAGCATACGTGCTGATGTCTGCAG ATCGTTCCTGGCTGCAGGAGAAGACCAGAGTGGAGAAACTCCAGCAGAAGATCAAGACTGCCCTCCAGAACCTCTTTCAGAACAACCAGAGAGATGAGGGAATTCTCGCAAAG CTTATCTGTACAGTGTCCACCGTTCGGATGTTATGCCGTCACCATATGGAGAAACTGAACACATTCAGAGCTCTTTACCCAGAGACGGTCCGCACACGCTTCCCTCCGCTCTATAAGGAGCTGTTTGGCTCCGAATTTGAGCAGGTTCTGCCTCAGGAGGCCTGA